Below is a genomic region from Anoplolepis gracilipes chromosome 1, ASM4749672v1, whole genome shotgun sequence.
AACATGtgtcaaaacaattttttattcaatacattaataattatattgtaaattaataatttaaagtgataaattaattttaaaaatataaaaatgaattattttttacatatatgcattatatatatatatatatatatatatatatatatatatatatatatatataatgcatatatgcatattatatattattatatattattatatatactaaaaattaaattaaattatattcaaatttttaaaaacttagcTTTCTTCTGTGATTATGTTTTACATAAGTAAAATTGTTGTGTTGTACATAAGTAGATTGTcatcgattaattatatatatatcagaaaacGCGTAagttataacataattataaataatataaataaatatttaattaggtataaacataaaatttataattatatattaatatttataattatatataattgtatataattatatatttaattattaaatatatatatacgaatatatatatatatatatatatatatgtgtgtgtgtgtgtgtgtgtgtgtgtgtgtgtgtttatgtgtgtgtataaagcTACAGAATGAAATTGCTTCAACAAATAATGAGATCCCTTTTTCTTACCTATATCACTAGATTCGGATATCACATTTTGCGACTGTGCTaacgcattttttatttctgtttccTTAGTTTTTAAGTTTATCAAAGCTTGCATAATATCATTTCGTGTTGCGTTATTCACTTgtctatatgtaattatttctttcattatccTCGTAAAGTAGGCACTAACctttataagagaaaaatgcaacaaatataaattaaaatttaaattaaataaacagatTTGTTTTTCTTGCTATATTtacttgtaataatattaataaattgatacatTACATCTCTAGGTATTATGCAGATCGATAACCATTTGAATATTTTGGGCATGTAATGGcgtatatatcttttcattgATATCTTTAACGATGGATCCAACGcctttttacacatttttagaaattcgGAATCACCATTTTGTATCGAGTTAATTTTGAGTCCGAAGAAACAAGTTGCAATGATCTCGCTGGTAAATTTCATAGAAAGATTTCGAAATTCGATGGGCTCTTCGTTATCTGCATATTGGTCTACAAATTGCTAAAGATAGTTACTATTAGTTTACTATTAGTTTAGTGCAAGATCTGTAACTCGACAAATAATACGTGAAAatgttgttttattattagtattcaAAACTATTTTGTTGTAAGAGCAATGCACTTTGAGAATTTTTTGGgatggattttattttgttacatttaatgAGTTTCAAAgctttgtatttaataaattttatgtcgcggataaaatatttaaattagtttataattacaaattacaatttttatttaatattacttggaattaatttatatttatgtgaaattttacaattaaagtaaGTGTTCGATCTCTATAGTTAAATTGGTAAAAATCCCGAATAGGGAACGCAGCTCCAATGAGATATGTTATCAAGGTTATGACCAATATTATGAGTAATATGCAAAAGGTTTTAGTCGTCGctcattgtttattaaaaagtttcataaataagaCATAATTTGTCATTGCAGCTGGGTCCCCTATTCGGGATTTTTACCGTTAAATTAATGTCatttgaaaaagagaagaagaaaaagaatcttgATTAAAGAGGTGAATGCTGTTTCTTAAGGGGATTCAAAAGCTGTTCTATATTATCGACCAAAATTTAACCTaacatgacaatatatttgcttataaaagttataaatataaaagttttgcaatttatcaCACAAAATAAGACAGGTTTCTGCTAGGAAttgcatgaaggaatatttgtggacttttagaaatgacgtCTGACGTGAGTTTGTGTTTCAATCTCGCACACTCACAGATGCAcgagagtaattttttacagattttgaaaatcttttttactggGTTTGCAAAGTCATTTCAaaaagtttactaatattcTGTTATGTTATTCCAAACGCGGACGCTACATCTCAAGCACGAACATAccgtagaattttttatattaaataaatattattacgacGTAactgtcatcttttaattttttatcatttttatattaaattattagccCCCTcgtgttgtttttataagtactttaattgtggagaaggatttatcaatctttgtagccaaaaaagatattttcaaaatctatAATTCATGTTCTGTTGGTCATTTTGGATTCACTTAATATAGTCTAATATTGTTTTCTCTTGTCTGTGTTGTACATATTGATGTCATCTACTAGagaagcaaattattttttttccttaactTAATTTACTATTGCTATACTCTTTGGCAAAGCACAGTTTTGTTTtggaatttactttaaaaaataatatagatttacagattaaatataaaattctttttttttctctccttttcttgtttcctctctcttaaatatttaaattgttattatatattctcaatataatataatatgactgCCAAATTACAGTTTGGATTTCTCACgcaacatatttctttttaaaagattaagttttgaatataaataatgtacaaaTGTAATAGGACGTGTTATATGCATAATCGTTatcttcataaattatttctaacttatattcataaattactttacacttattatttatttttattattaattaaaaattctatatttttttatcaaactttgatacttgtgtaaaataaaaacattttactaaaaatattatgctcataaaaaaatgtatcgaaAATGACATATGAGATACCTTCAACTTTTCTGACACTTCtgttattaattcaaatacgTGTCGAATTTTGTTGGGTGCAAAAAGTGGGGTGAGCTTCGTGCGTAATTTTCGCCATCGTTGTCCACTCAAATTTACTAAATGTGCGCTAAGCGGATCAGCGTGTTCGTTTATCATTATGCCACGATCTAAAtagaattatgaataaataattacaatcattaaatgtaattatgtttattagaatatattaccgctatgaaaattgtattaaaattttattatttattgcttaaaaaattaaggcTACTTGTATATTATCGTAATTATAGaaacagaagaaaaaataaatgataaaaacggATGCACTAAAAATTTCAGGAAACTAATTATTGCAATAACAAAGGTCTATAGCTAGCAAAACAGCttggataaaaatatctgtagAATAGAAAAGAGTTCAAAAGCTAAAACAGTTAAAAGACGAGATTTTGTGattaaagaagaagagagtgACTTACTTTGAAAGTAGACAAAGTCTTTTACGAGGACGCACTTAATTAGTTTCGGATCTCTCAACAGAAGGACCGGTGTTGCGAGCTCGTACATACCGACAAACGGATAACCTTCGTACTTTGTGTATATCATTTGAAGGCTTTCAGCAACTGTAATCTTTAGCATCGATAAATTTtggatatttttgaaaaatgaaaatttagaaCCAGGCACATTT
It encodes:
- the LOC140670972 gene encoding probable cytochrome P450 6a14; its protein translation is MVLLLLLILSCILLLCYYWRLYTYWLRRNVPGSKFSFFKNIQNLSMLKITVAESLQMIYTKYEGYPFVGMYELATPVLLLRDPKLIKCVLVKDFVYFQNRGIMINEHADPLSAHLVNLSGQRWRKLRTKLTPLFAPNKIRHVFELITEVSEKLKQFVDQYADNEEPIEFRNLSMKFTSEIIATCFFGLKINSIQNGDSEFLKMCKKALDPSLKISMKRYIRHYMPKIFKWLSICIIPRDVSAYFTRIMKEIITYRQVNNATRNDIMQALINLKTKETEIKNALAQSQNVISESSDIVIDDRFITAQAFVFSLTGIDPSSITIGFSMYELAANPKIQEKLYNEIQITYKKHGCMSYDFISEMKYLDCIVCETLRKYPPVGAMQRTCQKSYKIPDSDVVLEKGTKILMPIYAIHHDPLYYKNPNTFDPDRFLDENKKMSHDKEAYLPFGDGPRICIGMKFGYIQTKVCLVTLIANYKVELSEKTDIPLQFEPTGLALFSKSGIWLRIRRRLQD